Proteins found in one Quercus robur chromosome 2, dhQueRobu3.1, whole genome shotgun sequence genomic segment:
- the LOC126707423 gene encoding ADP,ATP carrier protein 3, mitochondrial-like, whose protein sequence is MADGPQLPSVIQKIRVQPYLSITHFPNHQAWTSSLQNIPSAGGYAIDRLHKTMLPANAGSASYLASPLLPVFVRAPLEKRKSASRTRLVYGSFRVLFGVLIAPIGRVKLLIQCQDEMIKSGRLPKPYKGIVNCFARTISNEGFISLWRGYIPGVISDVSFRVIRFGLDNYFLALTNFKKDKDGYWKWLLGGLAGGLFANLATHFVVYPLDYAQTRLANDIKTSNKIEERQFKGLIDVYKKTIRSDGIAGLYRGFAISCCKSLLSNGVYFGIHVFFRPFMLLRVRS, encoded by the exons ATGGCAGATGGGCCACAACTTCCATCTGTAATCCAGAAGATAAGAGTGCAACCTTACCTCTCCATCACGCACTTTCCTAACCATCAAGCCTGGACTTCAAGCTTGCAAAACATTCCCAGTGCTGGTGGATATGCGATCGACAGATTGCACAAAACAATGCTCCCAGCAAATGCAGGCTCTGCCTCCTATCTTGCTTCACCTCTGCTTCCAGTATTTGTAAGAGCTCCACTGGAAAAGCGTAAGTCTGCCTCTCGAACTAGGTTAGTTTATGGATCATTCCGTGTTCTTTTTGGGGTGCTAATTGCTCCAATTGGGAGAGTGAAACTCCTGATCCAGTGCCAAGATGAGATGATCAAGTCAGGTAGACTACCTAAGCCTTATAAAGGAATTGTTAACTGCTTCGCCAGAACAATCAGTAATGAAGGCTTCATATCCCTTTGGAGAGGCTACATCCCTGGTGTCATCAGCGACGTTTCCTTTAGA GTAATACGCTTTGGCCTTGACAACTATTTTCTGGCTTTAACCAATTTCAAGAAAGACAAAGATGGCTACTGGAAGTGGTTACTCGGAGGCTTGGCAGGAGGACTTTTTGCCAATTTAGCAACTCATTTTGTTGTTTATCCCCTGGATTATGCCCAGACTCGCCTAGCCAATGATATCAAGACAAGCAATAAGATTGAAGAAAGGCAATTCAAAGGTTTGATTGATGTCTACAAAAAAACTATAAGATCAGATGGCATTGCTGGACTGTACCGTGGATTTGCTATCTCATGTTGTAAAAGCTTATTAAGTAATGGGGTCTACTTTGGCATACATGTTTTCTTCAGGCCGTTTATGTTACTCAGGGTCCGGTCATAG